The DNA window GTCCATCACCACCACCGGTCTGACGGTCACCTGGACCGACAACGCCGCGGGCGAGGACGGCTTCGAGGTCGAAGTTTCGACCGACGGCGGCGACACCTGGAGCACGGCCGGCACCGCGGATGATGTCGCCGGCACCGGCGACACCGGTTCGCTCGTGCAGACGGGCCTCACCGAGGGATCGACCTACGTCTACCGCGTCCGGGCGACATCCGGCGGGCGGCTTTCTGCCTGGAGCTCAACGCACACCGTCGATACGCGCCCGGTCGCACCGAGCGCGCTGGCCGTCACCACCTTCACCGATACCGTCGTCAACCTGGCCTGGACGGACAACTCCGCCGGCGAGACCTCGGTCGAGGTCGATCGTACTACCGACGGCGGCAACAACTGGACGACCATCGCAACGCTTGCTGCAGATGCCGTCAGCTACAGCGACACCGGCCGTACGCAGTCTTCGGAGTACGTCTACCGAGTCCGCGCGGTGCGCGGCACGAGCGCCTCGGCGTACACGTCTGATGTCACGGTCACCACCCGGCCGACCGCGGCTTCCGGCCTGACGGCGACGGCAGCCACGCCGACCTCGATCAACCTCGCCTGGACGGATAACGCATCCGCCGAGGACGGCTACAAGATCGAGCGGTCGGTGGACGGCGGCGAGAACTGGACGGAGATCGCGCAGGTCGCCGCCGACGCCGAGAGCTACACCGATGCCCTGGCGCCGGAATCGGCGACCGCCAGTTATCGAGTGATCGCCTACAAAGGCCTGATCGACTCGGCCCTGAGCAACGAAGATTCCGCGACCACACCCGTCGCCATCCCGAACGATCTGGCCGTCTCGGCGACCTCGCACAATGCCGTCGGCCTGAGCTGGACGGACAACAGCGATGCCAATGATTCGCAGCGAATCGAGCGTTCCACCGACGGCGGCACGAGCTGGTCCACGCTCGCGAGCGTTGGGGCCAACGAGTCCACCTACAGCGACACCACCGTTGTTGAGGACACCGCCTACGCGTACCGCATCGTCTCGCTGGTGGGCGAAGCCGAAAGCACGCCGAGCGCCTCTGATGATGTCACCACGCCGCTGGCAATGCCGACGGCACTGGCGGCCGCGTCGCCGACGGCGACCAGCGTCGAACTGACCTGGACGAACGTCTCGACCGCCGCAGAAGATGTCGTGATCGAACGCTCGGCCGACGCCGGTGCCAACTGGAGCACGCTCGCGACGATTGACGCCGTCAACGACAGCTACACCGATTCCACGGTGTCGGAAGGGTCGGCGTATCAGTATCGCATCCACGCGATCAAGACCGGCAACGCGTCGTCCACGACCGCGGCTGCCAGCGTCATCACCTTGCCGGCCACCCCGACAAGCTTTGACGCCACGGTCTTCTCGCTCAGCCAGATCGACCTGGCCTGGAACGACAACGCCGGCAGCGAGACCGGCTACCGCATTGAACGTTCCGAGAACGGCGGCGCCTACAGCGAACTGGTCACCGTCGCGGGAGACGTCGAAAGCTACAGCGACACCTCGGTTCATGAGGGCGGCACGTTTGCCTACCTTGTTTACGCACTCGGTGCCGGTGGAAACTCGGCCACCGCGACCGACACCGCCATCACCGCTCCGGCTGATCCGTCCGGGTTCACCGTGACACCCGTCACCGCGACACGGATCGACGTCGCCTGGAGCGACAACTCGTCCGGCGAAACCAGCTACGTGCTGCAACGCTCGACCGATGGCGGCAGCACTTGGTCCGCCTTGGCGACGCTGGACCCCAACACCACCAGCTACAGTGACACGTCCGTCACCGAAGCGACGACTTACGACTACCGAGTCCGCGGCGTGCGAAGCTCGGCCGTCTCGGGCTGGGTGGCCGGCGATGCCACCACCGTACCGGCCACGCCGACCGGCCTTGTGGCGACGGTCCCGGCGGGTACGCCCCGTGTGAACCTCGCCTGGAACGACAACTCCGCCGGCGAGAACGGCGTGCAGGTCGAACGGTCGGAAGACGGCGGCACCAACTGGACGCTCCTTTCCACCGCGGCAGCCAACGCCACCAGCTACAGCGACACGACGGTCGTCGAAGGCACGACCTACCAGTACCGCATCCGCGCCACCAGCGCGGCGGGCAACTCCACCTGGGCGACTTCGGTGACCGCCAGCACCTTGCCGGCCACACCGACGGGCCTCTCCGCGACCGCGATCAGCTACAACCAGGTGAACCTTGCCTGGACGGATAACTCGGCGAGGGAGAACGGGTTCCTGGTCGAGCGTTCGATCGGCGGCGTGACTTGGTCGTCCGTCGCGACGCTTGCCGCTGACACGGTCAGCTACAGCGATACGGCTGTCGGCGAAGGCTTCACGTATCAGTACCGCGTTCGAGCCACGACGGCTGCGGTCAACGGAAGCCCCAGCGGCACCGCCAGCGCGACGACGCCCGTCGCCGCACCCACCAACCTTGCCGCGACCGCCGTCTCCACCACGCAGGTCAACCTGACCTGGACGGACAACTCGGCCGTCGAGAGCAATTACAAGATCGAGCGGTCTACGGACGGCGGCTCGACGTTCTCGGCCCTGACCACCGTCGTCGCCGGCAGCACCAGCTACAGCGACACGACCGCCACGGCGGGGACGACCTACGTCTACCGTGTCCGGGCGACCAAGGGTGCGATCCTGTCCACCTATGCCACCAGCAGCGCGGTGACGACCGCGCCGACCGCGCCGAGCAACCTCGCGGCAACCGCCGCTTCGCACTCGGACGTCAATCTCACCTGGACCGATGCCCAGGGCGAGACGGCGTACACCATCGAGCGGTCGGCCAACGCCGGATCGACCTGGTCCACGCTCACCACGGCCGTCGCCGCCAACGCGACGACGTACACCGACACCACCGCGACCGAAGAGACGGCCTACCTCTACCGCATCCGGGCGACCAACGCCGCGGGATCTTCGGCGAACGTGACGTCGGCCTCGGTGACCACGCTCCCCGCCGCGCCGGCCGATGTCGTCGCGACCAGCGAATCGTCCGACACCATCAGCCTCTCCTGGACGGATGTCAGCTCGGCCGAGAGCGGCTACAAGATCGAACGCCAGATCGAATCCAGCGGCAACTGGGTGCAGATCGCCACCGTCGGGGGCAACGTCACGTCGTACGTCGATCCGACCTGCGACGAGAGCGTGGCGTACGAGTACCGCGTGCGGGCCACCAGCGGGCCGCGGAACAGTGCCTACAGCAACACCACTGTGGCGACGACCATTCCGTTCCCGCCGGACAGCCTGGTCGTCACGGCAACGTCCGCCAGCAGCATCAGCCTGCAGTGGACCAACCCGTCAAACGCACCGACGATGGTCATCGAACGTTCGACCGACGGCGGCGACACGTTCACCGCGATCGGCACGACCGGCCAGGGCGGGACGACGTACACCAACACCGGCCTGTCGGCCGATACGACGTACGTCTACCGCATCCGGGCGTACAACGGCGACGGCGGCTTCAGCGACCCGACCAACACGGTCGTCGCGGCCACCGACGCGGAGTAACCGCAAGGCTCAGGGCCTTGTGGCATGGGGAAGCGAGTACGCTTGCCCATGCCACCCTGAATCGGTCTTTCTCACATGTACCCCAGGGCGAACGGCATCCGCCGTTCGCCCTCTTTCATGGATGCCGGGCGTACCGACGACTTTTCCGTTACACTCCCCGTTTCGACCCGATTCGGAGATACTGCAACGATGAACGTCCTTCTGCTCGGCAACGGCGCCCGTGAACACGCTCTGGCCTGGAAACTGGCCGACTCGCCTCGCGTGAAGTCGCTTTACGCGCTTCCCGGCAATCCCGGCACCGCCCAGGTCGCCGACAACGTGGACATTTCGCTCTCCGATTTCGCGAAGATCGAGCAGTTCGTCCAACAGAACCGGATCGAGCTCGTCGTCGTCGGGCCGGAAGATCCGCTCGCCGCTGGCATCACCGATCACCTGGCCAAGACCGGGGTGCGCGTGTTCGGCCCGAACAAGGCCGGTGCCCAGCTCGAGGCCGACAAGTGGTTTGCCAAAGAGCTGATGCGGCAGCAGTCGATCCCGACCGCCGAGGCCCGCAGCTTTACCAGCGCCGATGCCGCGACCGAGTTCGTCAAGGTCCGCAACGCGCCGTGCGTCGTAAAGGCGGCGGGGCTGGCCAAGGGCAAAGGCGTCAGCGTCTGCTACCGCGTTGCCGACGCCCTGGAAGCAATCGACCAGGCCATGCGGCAGAAGGTGCACGGGGCTGCCGGCAATCGCGTCGTCATCGAAGAGCTCATGTCCGGGCCGGAAGTCTCGGTTCTCGCGTTCGTTGATGGCCGCAGCATCTACGTCATGGAGACCAGCCAGGACCACAAGCCGGTCGACGATGGCGACACCGGCCCGATGACCGGCGGCATGGGCGCGTATTCGCCGACGCCCGTCATCACCGACGCCGTCCTGAAGCAGGTCGAGCGCGAGGTTCTCGTGCCCACGCTCGACGGCCTGGTCCGCGACGGCATCGACTACAAAGGCGTCCTCTACGCCGGCCTGATGGTCACCGCGGCGGGGCCGCGCGTGCTGGAGTTCAACTGCCGCTTCGGCGACCCCGAAACCCAGCCGCTGATGATGCGCCTTAAGACCGACATCGTCGACATCATGGTCGCGGTCTGCGACGGCAAGCTCGACCAGATCACGCTCCAGTGGGACCCGCGGCCGGCGATCTGCGTCGTCGCCTGCAGCAAGGGCTACCCCGGCAAGTACCCGACCGGCGTTCCCATCACCGGCGTCGCCGACGCCGACGCCATGCCCGACGTCAAAGTCTTCCAGGGCGGTACGAAGATCGTCGACGGCAAGCTCGTCACTGACGGCGGCCGCGTGCTCGGCGTTACCGCGATCGGCAACACCATCGCCGAGGCCCGCGAGAAGGCCTACAAGGCGATGGAAAAGATCCACTTCGACGGCATGCACTATCGCAGGGACATCGGGCACCAAGCGCTGCGGTAGGGGGCTATCAGGGTGGCATGGGCAAACGAATACGTTTGCCCATGCCACCCAAAAACCCTCCAATTCGCGATTCATCCGCGCTTCTTCCTCATCGCTTCCAGCGATTCTTCACGCTTCATTGACTCCAGTTTCCGGTACGAATTCACCGGCCGCTCGAAGCGGCACACCGCTCTGAAATCACACCTCGGGCAGGGCGATTCGTCTTCGAACCAGTACGGCGCGACGTCGATCTCGCCGGCGGCGATCTTGCCGGTCAGCTCGGCGACCTTCCCTTCTACGAAATCGAGCAGCAGCCGAAAGTCCTCTTCCTCGGCGATGTCGGTTGTCTCTCGCAGGCCGAACGAGCCGTCCTTCTTGTAATACATCGCGACGACGGGGGAATTGCCGGCCTCTGTCTCCTTATCGAACGCCTTGGCGTGGGTGTCCTGGATGATGCCGCGCGGCTTGCTCGCCAGCAGGAACTCCGGCGTTGTCGGGTCCTGGGCTTCGCTGGGGTGGTCAACGTCCTGCAGGTTCCGCCACAGGCGCGACGTCAGGCCGGCAACGGGAAGCATCGGGCGGCCGCGCATGGTCAGGCCGGCCCGGTCGATTACCATCATCGAAGCCAGCAGCCGCAGCGTCAGCCCGTGAAACACGCTCGCCATCGACAGCCGTTGCTCGGTCATCCGGTAGTCGTAGACGGCCAGCGCCTGGGTCGGCGTCTTGTCGATGCGGTCGATCTGCCCGCGCAGGCGGGCGGTCGAGCCGTCGGGCATCATGATCGGCGGGCTTTTCAGCTTGGAGTCGTCCCGTCCGAACGGCACCGCCGCCCGGATAGGCGTGAACTCGCCGCGCCGCAGTTGCTCGGTCATCGTGGCGAAGATCATTCCGAGCATGCGCTCGACACGGGTGACGATGTAATGCCCCCGCGCCTCGGCCAGGAAACGTCCGCCGTGCAACTGCCGGGCGATCGGCTGCACCCAGTTCCGCACCAGCCAGGCGATCTCGTCGGGCGTGAGCTCGACGAGGTTTCGCTTCGTGTTCAGCACCGCATCGATCACCCGCTGCAGCACGTCGTGGTAGATTCGGCTCAGCTCCAGGTTCGAAATGTCAGCGGTCGGCCGACGGCTGAGCTTCAGTCCGTACCCCGCAAAGTGCTGGAACGGGCATGACGCAAAGCTTTCGAGCTGGGCCGCGCTGACCGTCAGCGGCGGCGCGAAGAGCTGCTGGGTGACGGCTTCGGACAGCTTCGGATGATTGCTGTAAGTCAGCGACGGCCACGCGAGGTTGACGAGCCGGTCGACGGCGACGCACGACTCCAACTCCGACGTGACGGACATCCTTGGGTGGCATCCGAATGGTATGGCGACCGGGGTGTACGGCCTGCTGGCCAGCCAGTCGTAGAGCGGCCGTCGCCAGTCGTTTGCGATCGGCGAGCTGGCGTCGGCATTGGCGTCGTGCAACTGCCGGGCCCAGTCGAGCATCGTGCCGACGAGTGCCCGCGGCGTCGACAGTTGCTCCATCGGCGACTGGTGGCATTGCTCCATTGGCGCATCGGGGACCAGCGCCCGCAGCCGGTCCCAGAATTCCGACGAATCCAGCTTCGCGCCGCGTTCGCTCGCCTGGGGTCGCGACACGATCAGCCGGTGCGACGCCCGTGTGAACGCGACATACGCCAAGAATCGTTCGTCGAGCTGCTTGCGTTCGATATCGGCGTCGATCGCGATGTTTCGCCGGTGCAGTTCGCGGCGTTCGGGTGCGGACAGCAGCGAGCCGTCGCGGTGGGATCTCGGGAACATCCCCCGGCTCAGGCCCAGGACGAACACCGCCTTGGCGTCGATCGATCGCGTGCGGTCCACCGTGCCGACGAGCACCTGGTCGAGCGTGGCCGGCGGGATGGCCAGGTCGAAACCGTCGAGACCCGTTTCAAGCACTTCGATGAACTCCGCCGGGTGCATTTCCTCGTCGCCGAGCACTTCCACCATCTCCTGCAACAACTGCTGAAGCTGGCTCCAGACCTGCTCGTGCTCGCCGGCCTGCTCGGGATTGCGCTCTGCTTCGGCGTCGATCCAGCTGGCGACGGTTTGGCGGACGCCGAACGCTTCGATCACCTGTCCGACACCGATCGCCATCGTTCGCAGCGTCGCCGGCCCCGCAGTGCGGCCGAGCAAAGCGATCAGCGGGTTCAATCGCTCCTGCAGGTGCGAACGGACCGCGTTCAGGTCGCGCCCCGTGGGCGGGAGGGTGGTTTGTACCGCGGTTACATCACCGGCCGCTTCGGCTTTCGCCAGGGTATCGTCGGTTTCGTCCGGCGGCGGGGCGGCGGGCTCGAACTCTTCGTCGCCGGGCAGGCTCTCCCGGCTGTAGCCGAGCGACGTTTCGTTCAGCCACGCCGAAGCGGTGATGCCGAACTCGCGTACGCGGTTCTCGAGCCGGTCGGCCTCGGGCTGGGTCAGGCCGGACAGTTCGGTCTTGCCGAGTGCGATCACCGCTTCCGGCGACCAGCGGTCGCGGGCGATCCACACCGCCGCGCGGACGAACCGGATCAGCGGATGGTGCGACGCCGGCCGACGCCGGTCGGCAAAGTACGGAATGCCGTGCTCGGCAAACGCCGCATGGATCAGGTGCAGGTAGTCCGACATGCCACGGACGAGCACCAGGATGTCGCGCCGGCGGAAGCCATCGGTGCGGAGCAGGTCACCGATGCACGCCGCGACGCGCTGAACCTCGGTGCGGGTGTCGGGGGCTTCAATGAAGTCGACGGATGCAGGATCGGGGGCGACGGATGAAGCGGTGGTGTCCGACGACCAGAGACGGGCTTCAATGTGCTTCAGCGCGTCGGCCTGAAATCGCCGGGGCTCGTGCAACGGCAGGGGGGATTCGATTTTCACGCCGGCCTTCTGCATCGTGCGGTAGAGCCGCTGGTAGGCGACCTCGGTGCGATGGAAGGGGCTCAGATCGTCGGGCAGGCGTTTGGGGTCGCCGAGCACGGCGCTGTCGGGCGGGAGGGTGAGGTTGATCTCCATCCGCTCGGCGACGGCGGCCACTTCGGCGAGGGTCAGCCGTTCGTTCTCGGTGAACTCGTAGAACGCGTCGACGAACACCAGAGCGCTGTTGAGCGATTCGGCGCGGCGCAGCCGGCGGGTAATCTCCTGCCGCCGCTTCTCGGGGTCGAGCCGATCCTGGCCGAGGTATTGCTGATAGTGGCCGTACAGCAGTCGGAGGTCGGCGAGCTTGGCGTGCAGCGACGGCGAAGCGCCCGACTTGCCGAATTGATCGATGACGTCGCCGAGATCGGTCAGCGGCTGGCCGGACCGCTCGAAGTCGTCGAACATCGCATCCACCGATGCGGCCAGGCCCGGCCGCCGGGCGGACGAACCGAAATAGCGAAGTTGGTCATGGTGCCGCCAGAGCAGCCGACCGATGACCATCTGCCGACCTGCCGACGATACCTGGGGCATCGCCATGCCGCCGACTTCGTCGAGGACGGCCTGTCCGAGCGATTCCATGCCGACGACGCGCACCCGGGCGAACGCGCCGAGACGAGCGACCAACGCCCGTTCGTATTCGAACGTCGCCTGGCGCGGGACGATCAGCCAGATCGGCCGGCCCAGCGGCTGACTGCGGCAATGCCCGGCGACGAGGTCGAGGGTGCGGTAGGTTTTGCCGGTCCCGGCGCGGCCGACGACGAATTGAACGGGCATTCGGCCTCCTTGCCGGGACGGGAAATCGGCTCCCCCGCGGCAACCGCGAACGATACGGGTCAGCACCCGTGCGGGCAAGAATTCGGGCGGTCGGCGCAGGGCAATCGCATGCGCCCATTGTGGTGCAGGCTTTAGCCTGCATCCGAGCATGTGCAGGCTGAAGCCCGCACCACAAACGCCACCGCGCACATTCGAGTCAGGCACATGCGATTGCCCTGGCGGTCGGCGACTGTGTTGAAAGCCATTGAGTGCGATTTAAAAACAGCGTTATAGCGAGTGCTCATCGCAGATCTCGGTGGCTTTGTTTTGCCGAATTCGTCGTTTTGGCGCCACGCGACTGTCGGACGATTCCGTTGCTGGGTGGCATAGGCAAGCGTACTCGCTTGCCCGTGTCGAACGGCAATCGGCGTCCACCACGGGCAAGTGAGTACGCTTGCCCATGCCACCCCAACAGGCTCACAGATTCGGGCGGAACGATCGACGCACTGCTCGAGCGGGCGTCGAAAACGGTCGGGGGAAAACCGCGTTAGCATATTGTACGGGTCGCCCGTGTTCTGTCCAATGAAAACTTGTCCTCCCCAGAAGCCCATCCGGCGGGCAATGCCCGCCCTTCGTGAAGCACGCCTACGTGAAGTGAACAGGCAGCGCCATCGCCATCGCCCAGATGAACATCACGAAGCCGAAGACCACTTTCAGGATCGTGCCGTAGAGTCGTCCCTTGGTGGCGACGGCGCCGATGACGATCGTGTGATAGACCTTCTTGCCGGCGATCCATTCACCGAGCGTTGCGCCCAGGAACGTGCCGGCCAGCACGCCGATGAGCGTGCCGACCACCGGGATGGGGATGAGCCCGGTCAGGAAGATCGCGCCCGCCAGCCCGCCGACGATCGCGCCGACTGAACCCCATCGGCTGCCGCCGATCTTGGAGGTCGCCCGGCCGGCGGCGAGGAACTCGACCACCTCGCCCACCGTCGCGAGCACCAGCAGTGCGATCATCGTGTAGAGGCCGACGTAGGCCCATCCCGTAACCCAGCCGTAGAGAAAGGCGCACAGCAGGATGAGCCAGTTGCCGGGCAGCGTCAGGACATTCAGCACGAGCCCGCAGATCAGCAGCAGGGCGAGGATTGCGTAGTAGAGCCAGTCCATTGGGGTGCGGTCACTTGAAGACAGTTCCGAACGAGACGACGCGTTTGCGTACACGCCCACGGACAGCAGTCCGTGGGACCCACCGCGGCGCGGTGGGCGTGGTGCATCGAGCCAAAGACAGATCATCGCCAAAGACGGATCACTGTAGTCCGATGAGTCTCAGCAAGTCGG is part of the Humisphaera borealis genome and encodes:
- the purD gene encoding phosphoribosylamine--glycine ligase, coding for MNVLLLGNGAREHALAWKLADSPRVKSLYALPGNPGTAQVADNVDISLSDFAKIEQFVQQNRIELVVVGPEDPLAAGITDHLAKTGVRVFGPNKAGAQLEADKWFAKELMRQQSIPTAEARSFTSADAATEFVKVRNAPCVVKAAGLAKGKGVSVCYRVADALEAIDQAMRQKVHGAAGNRVVIEELMSGPEVSVLAFVDGRSIYVMETSQDHKPVDDGDTGPMTGGMGAYSPTPVITDAVLKQVEREVLVPTLDGLVRDGIDYKGVLYAGLMVTAAGPRVLEFNCRFGDPETQPLMMRLKTDIVDIMVAVCDGKLDQITLQWDPRPAICVVACSKGYPGKYPTGVPITGVADADAMPDVKVFQGGTKIVDGKLVTDGGRVLGVTAIGNTIAEAREKAYKAMEKIHFDGMHYRRDIGHQALR
- a CDS encoding DUF456 domain-containing protein → MDWLYYAILALLLICGLVLNVLTLPGNWLILLCAFLYGWVTGWAYVGLYTMIALLVLATVGEVVEFLAAGRATSKIGGSRWGSVGAIVGGLAGAIFLTGLIPIPVVGTLIGVLAGTFLGATLGEWIAGKKVYHTIVIGAVATKGRLYGTILKVVFGFVMFIWAMAMALPVHFT
- a CDS encoding PD-(D/E)XK nuclease family protein, translated to MPVQFVVGRAGTGKTYRTLDLVAGHCRSQPLGRPIWLIVPRQATFEYERALVARLGAFARVRVVGMESLGQAVLDEVGGMAMPQVSSAGRQMVIGRLLWRHHDQLRYFGSSARRPGLAASVDAMFDDFERSGQPLTDLGDVIDQFGKSGASPSLHAKLADLRLLYGHYQQYLGQDRLDPEKRRQEITRRLRRAESLNSALVFVDAFYEFTENERLTLAEVAAVAERMEINLTLPPDSAVLGDPKRLPDDLSPFHRTEVAYQRLYRTMQKAGVKIESPLPLHEPRRFQADALKHIEARLWSSDTTASSVAPDPASVDFIEAPDTRTEVQRVAACIGDLLRTDGFRRRDILVLVRGMSDYLHLIHAAFAEHGIPYFADRRRPASHHPLIRFVRAAVWIARDRWSPEAVIALGKTELSGLTQPEADRLENRVREFGITASAWLNETSLGYSRESLPGDEEFEPAAPPPDETDDTLAKAEAAGDVTAVQTTLPPTGRDLNAVRSHLQERLNPLIALLGRTAGPATLRTMAIGVGQVIEAFGVRQTVASWIDAEAERNPEQAGEHEQVWSQLQQLLQEMVEVLGDEEMHPAEFIEVLETGLDGFDLAIPPATLDQVLVGTVDRTRSIDAKAVFVLGLSRGMFPRSHRDGSLLSAPERRELHRRNIAIDADIERKQLDERFLAYVAFTRASHRLIVSRPQASERGAKLDSSEFWDRLRALVPDAPMEQCHQSPMEQLSTPRALVGTMLDWARQLHDANADASSPIANDWRRPLYDWLASRPYTPVAIPFGCHPRMSVTSELESCVAVDRLVNLAWPSLTYSNHPKLSEAVTQQLFAPPLTVSAAQLESFASCPFQHFAGYGLKLSRRPTADISNLELSRIYHDVLQRVIDAVLNTKRNLVELTPDEIAWLVRNWVQPIARQLHGGRFLAEARGHYIVTRVERMLGMIFATMTEQLRRGEFTPIRAAVPFGRDDSKLKSPPIMMPDGSTARLRGQIDRIDKTPTQALAVYDYRMTEQRLSMASVFHGLTLRLLASMMVIDRAGLTMRGRPMLPVAGLTSRLWRNLQDVDHPSEAQDPTTPEFLLASKPRGIIQDTHAKAFDKETEAGNSPVVAMYYKKDGSFGLRETTDIAEEEDFRLLLDFVEGKVAELTGKIAAGEIDVAPYWFEDESPCPRCDFRAVCRFERPVNSYRKLESMKREESLEAMRKKRG